The Lacrimispora xylanolytica genome has a segment encoding these proteins:
- a CDS encoding peptide ABC transporter substrate-binding protein, protein MKKKSLFLVAVMVSSLILSACGGNKAAEPSKGATSAANGETTAPKGGTAGLDLAVQVGPDPETIDPALNSAADSANMIMHAFETLLIVDKDNKIVPGQAESYEVSDDGLTYTFHLRDGLKWSDGTPLTANDFVFSWKRLSDPNVAAPYGEDMLGYVKGYQEAAAGNIDALGVSAPDDKTFVVELSVPCVYFIKIVTHATMVPVQKTSVEANGEQWSLKPETYISNGPLKMIEWVPGSHVTFAKNDNYWNADKVTINTLKFVLMEDANAAYSAYRTGEVAMIKDVPTEEIPSLQGNEEFHVAPNVGVSYLDFNNQKEPFTNPDVRKALSLAIDRDYVSNTVMQGIGAPAGNFVPQGVSDAESGTYFEDVTRKNNGGDFFNIKNHEEDLKKAKELLAKAGYPDGKGFPVVEYMTNDAGHNKAVAEYLQNCWKELGVNMDIKIVEWGTFAPTRRAGDYLTARDAWSLDYDDPSNLLNLLKSTSGNNSAQYKNPELDKLLDEANATLDVKEHYAKLHEAENMILEDAAIAPLNYRNEFWLQNTKLKGTWYSPFGYWFFQYATME, encoded by the coding sequence ATGAAAAAGAAGTCACTTTTTTTAGTTGCGGTAATGGTATCCAGCCTTATTCTTTCTGCTTGCGGTGGGAATAAAGCGGCTGAACCATCAAAGGGCGCAACTTCAGCAGCAAACGGGGAAACAACTGCTCCGAAGGGCGGAACTGCAGGTCTTGATCTCGCAGTACAGGTTGGACCAGACCCTGAAACCATTGATCCTGCCTTAAACAGTGCAGCTGACAGTGCCAACATGATTATGCATGCCTTTGAAACACTGTTGATTGTAGACAAGGATAATAAGATTGTACCGGGACAAGCAGAATCTTATGAGGTGTCAGATGACGGGCTTACTTATACCTTTCATTTGCGTGATGGTTTAAAGTGGAGTGATGGTACTCCCTTAACTGCAAACGACTTCGTTTTCTCATGGAAACGGCTTTCAGATCCTAATGTTGCAGCTCCATATGGAGAAGATATGTTAGGATATGTAAAGGGGTATCAGGAGGCCGCAGCTGGAAATATCGACGCTCTTGGCGTTTCCGCGCCGGATGATAAAACCTTTGTAGTAGAGTTATCTGTTCCCTGCGTGTATTTTATAAAGATTGTAACTCATGCAACCATGGTTCCTGTACAGAAGACGTCTGTAGAGGCTAACGGGGAGCAGTGGAGTTTAAAGCCTGAAACTTATATTTCTAATGGTCCCTTAAAGATGATTGAGTGGGTTCCAGGTTCTCATGTCACTTTTGCTAAGAACGATAATTACTGGAACGCAGATAAAGTTACTATTAATACTTTGAAATTTGTTTTAATGGAAGATGCTAACGCAGCTTACAGTGCATACCGGACTGGAGAAGTGGCTATGATTAAGGATGTTCCTACAGAGGAAATTCCTTCTCTTCAGGGCAATGAGGAATTTCATGTAGCACCTAACGTTGGAGTTTCTTATTTAGATTTTAATAATCAGAAAGAGCCTTTTACTAATCCGGATGTCCGTAAAGCTCTGAGTCTGGCCATTGACCGGGATTATGTATCAAATACAGTCATGCAGGGAATCGGCGCTCCTGCAGGAAACTTTGTACCTCAAGGTGTCAGTGATGCGGAAAGCGGAACTTATTTTGAGGATGTGACCAGGAAAAATAACGGCGGAGATTTCTTTAATATTAAAAATCATGAAGAAGATTTAAAAAAGGCTAAGGAGCTTCTTGCAAAAGCTGGATATCCTGATGGAAAGGGATTTCCGGTAGTTGAATATATGACCAATGATGCAGGTCATAATAAGGCAGTGGCAGAGTATTTACAGAACTGCTGGAAGGAACTTGGCGTTAACATGGACATTAAAATCGTGGAATGGGGAACCTTTGCACCAACCCGCCGTGCAGGAGATTATCTCACAGCACGGGATGCATGGAGTCTTGATTATGATGATCCTTCCAATCTGCTGAACTTATTGAAATCAACAAGTGGTAATAATAGTGCTCAGTATAAGAACCCAGAACTTGATAAACTGCTTGATGAAGCCAATGCTACTCTCGATGTAAAAGAGCATTATGCAAA
- a CDS encoding peptide ABC transporter substrate-binding protein gives MKKMSLVLAAVMATGMILTACGGSKSTQPTTGAATSAANGETTAPAEGNSKGLDLAVQIGPDPETIDPALNSAVDGGNMILHAFETLLSVDSENKIVPGQAESFDVSEDGLTYTFHLRKGLKWSDGTPLTANDFVYSWKRLADPKTAAPYAGDMLGYVKGYDEAAAGNLDALGLSAPDENTFVVELSAPCVYFSKLVTHGSMVPVEKATVEANGDQWTLKPETYVSNGPLKMIEWVPGSHITFAKNENYWDADKVTLNTLKFILMEDGNAAYSAYQTGEVSMIKTVPTEEVPGLKGKEDFHVEPIMGTYYLDFQNQKEPFNNPDVRMALSLAIDRDYVANTVMQGTYMPATNFVGPGISDVEPGSFFEDETRKLNGKDFFDLKNHDADVAKAKELLAKAGYPDGQGFPTIEYMINDSGYHKPVAEYLQSCWKEVLNINVDIKVVEWATFTPTRRAGDYQVARDGWVYDYDDPSNMLNLMMASSGNNNAKYSNPELDKLLDEANTTADEKEHYSKLHEAENMILKDAAIAPVAYYTDFWLQNPKLKGTWHSPYGYWFFQYATMD, from the coding sequence ATGAAAAAAATGTCACTTGTATTGGCTGCCGTTATGGCAACAGGCATGATTCTTACCGCTTGCGGCGGAAGTAAATCTACTCAGCCAACAACTGGTGCAGCTACCAGCGCAGCAAACGGAGAAACGACCGCACCAGCAGAAGGGAATTCCAAAGGGCTTGATCTTGCAGTTCAGATTGGACCAGATCCGGAGACAATCGATCCTGCTTTAAATAGTGCGGTTGATGGTGGAAACATGATTCTTCATGCATTCGAGACATTGCTGTCTGTAGATTCTGAGAACAAGATCGTACCAGGTCAGGCAGAGTCTTTTGATGTATCTGAAGACGGATTAACTTATACCTTCCACCTTCGCAAAGGGTTAAAGTGGAGCGATGGCACACCTTTAACAGCAAATGATTTTGTTTACTCATGGAAGAGACTGGCTGATCCTAAGACAGCAGCACCATATGCAGGAGATATGCTTGGATATGTAAAGGGATACGATGAAGCAGCAGCTGGAAATCTTGATGCTCTTGGTCTTTCCGCACCGGATGAAAATACATTTGTAGTAGAATTATCTGCTCCTTGTGTTTATTTCTCTAAACTTGTAACACATGGCTCCATGGTTCCTGTTGAAAAGGCTACTGTAGAAGCTAATGGTGATCAGTGGACTTTAAAGCCAGAAACTTATGTATCTAATGGTCCTTTAAAGATGATCGAGTGGGTTCCAGGATCTCACATTACATTCGCTAAGAATGAAAATTACTGGGATGCAGATAAGGTAACCTTAAATACTCTTAAGTTCATTCTTATGGAAGACGGAAATGCTGCTTACAGTGCTTACCAGACAGGTGAAGTTTCCATGATCAAGACTGTTCCTACAGAAGAAGTTCCAGGTCTGAAAGGAAAAGAAGATTTCCATGTAGAACCTATCATGGGTACCTACTACCTTGATTTCCAGAACCAGAAAGAGCCATTTAACAATCCTGATGTTCGTATGGCATTAAGCCTTGCAATCGATAGAGATTACGTTGCTAACACAGTAATGCAGGGAACTTATATGCCTGCTACTAACTTTGTTGGACCTGGTATTTCTGATGTAGAGCCAGGAAGCTTCTTTGAAGATGAAACAAGAAAGCTTAACGGCAAAGATTTCTTTGATTTAAAGAATCATGATGCAGATGTAGCAAAAGCAAAAGAACTTCTTGCAAAAGCTGGTTATCCAGATGGTCAGGGCTTCCCGACAATTGAATATATGATTAATGATTCCGGTTACCACAAACCAGTTGCTGAGTATTTACAGAGCTGCTGGAAAGAAGTACTTAACATTAATGTAGATATCAAAGTTGTTGAGTGGGCAACCTTTACACCAACCCGTCGTGCTGGTGATTATCAGGTAGCTCGTGATGGTTGGGTTTACGATTATGATGATCCTTCCAACATGCTGAACTTAATGATGGCTTCAAGCGGTAACAACAATGCGAAGTACAGCAATCCAGAACTTGATAAGCTGTTAGACGAAGCAAACACAACTGCAGATGAAAAAGAACATTACTCAAAGCTTCACGAAGCTGAGAATATGATTCTGAAAGATGCGGCAATTGCTCCAGTTGCTTATTACACTGATTTCTGGTTACAGAATCCGAAATTAAAAGGAACATGGCATTCTCCATACGGCTACTGGTTCTTCCAGTATGCTACTATGGACTAA
- a CDS encoding ABC transporter ATP-binding protein, whose product MDNKYLVEVQNLQQYFPVAGGKMFEKKVVKAVDNVSFGIKKGETLGLVGESGCGKTTTGRTLLRLHEPTSGKILFDGKDITKVNMLPYRRKMQIVFQDPYASLDPRMTVGDIIGEAIDIHRLAANKKDRQEQIISVLSTVGLNSEHANRYPHEFSGGQRQRVGIARALAVDPQFIVCDEPVSALDVSIQAQVVNMFEQLQEERGLTYLFIAHDLSIVKHISNRIGVMYLGKMVELADSYELTFHSLHPYTKSLISAIPIADPELSRKSNRIVLEGDVPSPVNPPSGCRFRTRCPYADELCAAQEPEWKEVTSGHYAACHHLDKVN is encoded by the coding sequence ATGGACAATAAGTATCTTGTAGAAGTTCAGAATTTACAGCAGTATTTCCCGGTTGCCGGTGGCAAAATGTTTGAGAAAAAAGTTGTAAAAGCTGTTGATAACGTATCCTTTGGAATTAAAAAGGGAGAAACACTTGGACTTGTAGGTGAGTCTGGTTGTGGTAAGACCACTACTGGCCGTACTCTGCTTCGTCTTCATGAGCCGACATCCGGAAAGATCCTTTTTGACGGAAAGGACATAACAAAAGTAAATATGCTTCCTTACCGCCGGAAGATGCAGATCGTTTTCCAGGATCCTTATGCCAGTCTGGATCCCCGTATGACAGTAGGTGATATTATTGGTGAAGCCATTGATATTCATCGTCTGGCTGCCAATAAAAAAGACCGTCAGGAGCAGATTATCTCTGTTCTATCTACCGTAGGCCTTAACTCAGAGCATGCGAATCGTTATCCCCACGAGTTTTCCGGCGGACAGCGTCAGCGTGTTGGTATTGCAAGAGCCCTGGCAGTAGATCCTCAGTTTATCGTCTGTGATGAGCCTGTATCAGCTTTGGATGTTTCCATTCAGGCTCAGGTTGTTAACATGTTTGAACAGCTTCAGGAGGAGCGTGGACTTACTTATTTATTCATTGCCCATGATCTTTCTATCGTTAAGCATATCTCTAACCGGATCGGTGTTATGTATCTTGGAAAGATGGTAGAGCTTGCGGACAGCTATGAGCTTACATTCCACAGCCTTCATCCGTATACAAAGAGCTTAATTTCTGCGATTCCCATTGCCGACCCTGAGCTCAGCAGAAAATCCAATCGAATTGTATTGGAAGGAGATGTGCCAAGCCCTGTAAATCCGCCATCTGGATGTCGATTCAGAACACGCTGCCCTTATGCAGATGAACTCTGTGCTGCTCAGGAACCAGAGTGGAAAGAGGTTACATCCGGTCATTATGCGGCTTGTCATCATTTAGATAAAGTGAACTAA
- a CDS encoding ABC transporter ATP-binding protein → MSEYLVNIENERLSFFTPAGEVKALNNVSLHLREGEVLGIVGESGSGKSVTAYSLMGLTAYPGRLIGGSLQFNGHQIDQMTEKEMRKIRGNEISIIFQDPMTSLNPVYTIGNQICEVIMLHTDKNKTQANERAKELLTLVGINEPEKRLKQYPHELSGGMRQRVMIAIALACEPKLLIADEPTTALDVTIQAQILELMMELKEKLGMAIIMITHDLGVVANMCDRIAVMYAGKVIEYGDANDIFYNPSHEYTKGLIRSIPKLTEKEHNKLVPIEGSPVDMLNPPAGCPFAPRCRACMKICLREMPPYTDVSDIHYSACWLLQKQEFEKQQAQKGDA, encoded by the coding sequence ATGAGTGAGTATTTAGTTAATATTGAAAATGAACGTCTTTCTTTCTTTACTCCGGCAGGGGAAGTTAAGGCTTTAAATAATGTGTCCCTTCATTTACGTGAAGGAGAAGTTCTTGGCATCGTAGGTGAGTCAGGTTCTGGTAAATCTGTAACCGCATATAGCTTAATGGGACTTACTGCTTATCCAGGACGTCTGATTGGAGGATCTCTTCAGTTTAACGGTCATCAGATTGATCAGATGACAGAGAAGGAAATGAGAAAAATCAGAGGTAATGAGATCTCTATCATTTTCCAGGATCCGATGACCAGCTTAAATCCTGTATACACTATAGGAAATCAGATCTGTGAAGTAATCATGCTTCATACAGATAAGAATAAAACTCAGGCCAATGAGCGTGCAAAAGAATTATTGACTCTGGTTGGCATCAATGAACCGGAAAAACGTTTAAAGCAGTATCCTCACGAATTATCCGGTGGTATGCGTCAGCGTGTTATGATTGCCATTGCCTTGGCTTGTGAACCAAAGCTTTTGATTGCTGATGAGCCGACAACTGCTCTTGACGTAACCATTCAGGCTCAGATTCTGGAATTGATGATGGAATTAAAAGAAAAGCTTGGTATGGCTATCATTATGATTACTCATGACCTTGGTGTGGTTGCTAATATGTGCGACCGTATTGCGGTTATGTATGCTGGAAAAGTAATAGAGTATGGCGATGCCAACGATATTTTCTATAATCCAAGCCACGAATATACAAAAGGTCTGATTCGAAGCATTCCTAAGCTGACAGAAAAAGAGCACAACAAGCTTGTGCCAATTGAAGGAAGCCCTGTGGATATGTTAAATCCTCCTGCTGGCTGTCCTTTCGCGCCAAGATGCAGAGCTTGTATGAAGATCTGTCTGCGTGAGATGCCGCCATATACGGATGTTTCAGATATACATTACAGTGCCTGCTGGCTTCTGCAGAAACAGGAGTTTGAAAAACAACAGGCTCAGAAGGGAGATGCATGA
- a CDS encoding ABC transporter permease — translation MPKNKMSLQLNVEDFLPASDAEKESLTVMRKSVGFWKDGIRRLKKNKIAMVSVFVILLVFILSFAVPQFYPYSYEQQIRGSENLAPMQYSQKELQAIDAGESVFPHILGTDNLGRDYAVRVMMGSRVSLIVGLVASCIILLIGSLYGSIAGFFGGWVDMIMMRIVDMIYTVPDILIIVLLSVAFDQPLKALAQKPGFQWIQVIGVNLISIFVVFALLYWVGMARIVRSQILILKEQEYVTAARALGASSGHIIKKHLLTNCIGTLIVTTTLQIPSSIFTESFLSFLGLGVAAPMPSLGSLASAALNGLQSYPHRLFAPAIMISVIILSFNLLGDGLRDAFDPKLKD, via the coding sequence ATGCCAAAGAATAAAATGTCATTACAGCTTAATGTGGAAGACTTTCTCCCTGCAAGCGATGCGGAAAAAGAAAGCTTAACAGTCATGCGGAAAAGTGTCGGATTCTGGAAGGATGGAATCAGACGTTTAAAAAAGAATAAAATCGCTATGGTCAGTGTTTTTGTTATTCTATTAGTATTTATCCTGTCATTTGCTGTACCACAGTTTTATCCATACAGCTATGAGCAGCAGATAAGGGGAAGTGAGAATCTTGCCCCTATGCAGTATTCCCAGAAAGAATTACAGGCAATCGATGCAGGAGAAAGTGTATTCCCTCACATTTTGGGAACCGATAATCTTGGTAGAGATTATGCGGTCCGCGTTATGATGGGGAGCCGTGTTTCTCTGATTGTAGGTTTGGTTGCTTCCTGTATTATCCTTTTGATTGGATCTCTTTACGGCTCCATCGCCGGTTTCTTTGGAGGCTGGGTGGATATGATTATGATGCGTATTGTTGATATGATTTATACAGTACCAGATATATTAATCATTGTACTTCTATCGGTTGCCTTTGACCAACCCTTAAAGGCTTTGGCACAAAAACCGGGATTTCAGTGGATTCAGGTCATTGGTGTAAACTTAATCAGTATCTTTGTGGTTTTCGCACTTCTTTACTGGGTAGGTATGGCACGTATTGTAAGAAGCCAGATTCTTATTTTAAAGGAGCAGGAGTATGTAACGGCAGCAAGAGCTCTCGGAGCTTCCAGCGGTCATATCATTAAAAAGCACCTTCTTACCAACTGTATCGGTACTTTGATCGTTACAACAACTCTGCAGATTCCGTCTTCTATTTTTACGGAAAGCTTTTTAAGTTTCCTTGGTCTTGGCGTTGCTGCACCTATGCCATCTCTGGGAAGTCTTGCAAGTGCCGCTTTAAACGGTCTTCAGAGCTATCCTCACCGCTTATTTGCGCCAGCAATCATGATTTCAGTCATTATTTTAAGTTTCAATCTCTTAGGTGATGGCCTTCGTGATGCATTTGACCCGAAACTGAAAGATTAA
- a CDS encoding ABC transporter permease, with product MAKYIIKRIAMAIVTIFAVATVTFFVMNMVPGGPFMSEKAISPQAQAALNEKYGLDKPLSEQYITYMSDLLHGDLGLSVKQRGRTVNMIIATKFPVSAKIGGMAILTAVLIGVPLGSIAAFKRGTPVDNVIIIFSTCGIAVPSFVVCTVLMYVLSLKLGLLPTFGLTSWKNYIMPVMALSFYPSSYIARLMRSSMLDVMGQDYMRTARAKGLSQLVSIFKHALRNAILPVVTYLGPLLAYTVTGSFIVEKIFTIPGLGSEFIGSITGRDYPLIMGTTIFLATLMVIMNVLVDVAYKFIDPRINLK from the coding sequence GTGGCTAAGTATATTATTAAGCGAATCGCTATGGCGATTGTAACAATCTTTGCAGTTGCAACGGTTACATTCTTTGTCATGAATATGGTCCCAGGCGGTCCCTTCATGTCTGAGAAAGCAATCAGCCCACAGGCTCAGGCCGCATTAAATGAAAAATATGGCCTTGATAAACCGTTAAGTGAACAGTATATCACTTATATGTCAGATCTTCTGCATGGAGATTTGGGATTAAGCGTAAAGCAGCGTGGACGTACTGTTAATATGATCATCGCAACAAAGTTCCCGGTATCTGCTAAAATTGGCGGTATGGCTATTCTGACCGCTGTTCTTATTGGTGTTCCTCTTGGAAGTATTGCAGCTTTTAAGCGTGGAACTCCTGTCGATAATGTAATCATTATATTCAGTACCTGCGGCATTGCCGTTCCTAGCTTCGTGGTTTGTACCGTTCTCATGTATGTATTAAGTTTAAAACTGGGGCTCTTGCCCACGTTTGGATTGACCTCGTGGAAAAACTATATCATGCCGGTAATGGCTCTGTCCTTTTATCCGTCATCCTATATTGCGCGCCTCATGCGTTCCTCCATGCTTGATGTTATGGGACAGGATTATATGAGAACTGCCCGTGCAAAAGGTCTTTCCCAGCTGGTCAGCATCTTTAAGCATGCACTTCGTAATGCGATTCTTCCGGTTGTTACATATTTAGGACCACTTTTGGCCTATACCGTAACAGGAAGTTTCATTGTTGAGAAAATATTTACCATCCCTGGCTTAGGATCTGAGTTTATTGGTTCGATTACTGGTCGTGATTATCCTCTTATTATGGGTACCACTATTTTCCTTGCTACTTTGATGGTTATCATGAACGTGCTAGTCGACGTTGCTTATAAATTCATTGACCCACGTATCAATCTGAAATAA
- the tsf gene encoding translation elongation factor Ts → MAAITAGMVKELREMTGAGMMDCKKALAETDGNMDKAVEFLREKGLAAASKKAGRIAAEGIVATIVSEDGKSAAIVEVNSETDFVAKNAQFQTYVADVAAQALASESKDMEAFLAETWAKDTSLTVEQMLSSQIAVIGENMNIRRFEKITTDGVVVDYIHGGGRIGVLIEASAEVVNDTVKEALKNIAMQIAALTPKYVRRDEISQEFIDHETEILKVQAKNENPDKPDSIIDKMIVGRLNKELKEFCLVDQAYVKDGDLTVAKYLEQVSKEVGGKVDVKKFVRFETGEGLEKKEDNFAEEVARQMQ, encoded by the coding sequence ATGGCAGCAATTACAGCTGGAATGGTAAAAGAATTAAGAGAGATGACCGGTGCAGGTATGATGGATTGCAAGAAGGCTCTTGCAGAAACTGATGGCAACATGGACAAGGCAGTTGAGTTCTTAAGAGAAAAAGGACTTGCAGCAGCTTCTAAGAAAGCTGGCAGAATTGCAGCAGAAGGTATCGTTGCTACGATTGTAAGTGAAGATGGAAAATCTGCAGCAATCGTTGAAGTAAACAGCGAGACAGACTTCGTTGCTAAGAATGCTCAGTTCCAGACATATGTTGCTGATGTTGCAGCACAGGCACTGGCTTCTGAATCCAAAGATATGGAAGCATTCCTTGCTGAAACATGGGCAAAAGATACTTCTTTAACAGTAGAGCAGATGTTATCCAGCCAGATCGCAGTTATCGGCGAGAACATGAACATCAGAAGATTTGAGAAAATCACAACGGATGGCGTTGTTGTTGATTATATCCATGGCGGCGGAAGAATCGGCGTTTTAATCGAGGCAAGTGCAGAAGTTGTTAACGATACCGTAAAAGAAGCTTTAAAGAATATTGCAATGCAGATTGCAGCATTAACTCCAAAGTATGTTAGAAGAGATGAGATTTCACAGGAATTCATCGATCATGAAACTGAAATTTTAAAAGTTCAGGCTAAGAATGAAAATCCAGACAAGCCAGACAGCATTATTGATAAGATGATTGTTGGACGTCTGAATAAAGAATTAAAAGAGTTCTGTCTGGTTGATCAGGCTTATGTAAAAGATGGAGATTTAACTGTTGCTAAATATTTAGAGCAGGTTTCTAAAGAAGTTGGCGGCAAGGTAGATGTGAAGAAGTTCGTACGTTTTGAAACTGGTGAGGGTCTTGAAAAGAAAGAAGACAATTTCGCTGAAGAAGTTGCGAGACAGATGCAGTAA
- the rpsB gene encoding 30S ribosomal protein S2, with protein MSVISMKQLLEAGVHFGHQTRRWNPKMAPYIYTERNGIYIIDLQKSVVKVDEAYKAISDIANEGGKILFVGTKKQAQDAIKSEAERCGMYFVNERWLGGMLTNFKTIQSRVARLKEIETMSQDGTFEVLPKKEVIALKKEWEKLEKNLGGIKDMKKIPDAIFVVDPKKERICVQEAHTLGIPLIGIADTNCDPEELDFVIPGNDDAIRAVKLIVSKMADAVIEANQGEAVAEEAEAAQDMEETVEA; from the coding sequence ATGAGCGTTATTTCAATGAAGCAGCTTTTAGAAGCTGGCGTACACTTTGGTCATCAGACCAGAAGATGGAACCCTAAGATGGCTCCTTACATTTACACAGAGAGAAATGGTATCTACATTATCGACTTACAGAAATCTGTAGTTAAAGTAGACGAAGCTTACAAAGCAATCTCTGATATTGCTAACGAAGGCGGTAAGATTCTTTTCGTTGGTACAAAGAAGCAGGCTCAGGATGCAATCAAATCTGAGGCAGAGCGTTGCGGAATGTACTTTGTTAACGAGAGATGGCTTGGCGGTATGCTGACAAACTTCAAGACAATTCAGTCCAGAGTTGCCAGATTAAAAGAAATTGAGACTATGTCTCAGGACGGTACATTTGAAGTACTTCCTAAGAAAGAAGTTATCGCTCTTAAGAAAGAGTGGGAGAAATTAGAGAAGAACTTAGGCGGAATCAAAGACATGAAGAAGATTCCGGATGCGATTTTTGTCGTTGATCCTAAGAAGGAAAGAATCTGCGTACAGGAAGCTCATACACTGGGTATTCCATTAATCGGTATCGCTGATACAAACTGTGATCCTGAGGAACTCGATTTCGTGATCCCAGGTAACGATGATGCGATCAGAGCTGTTAAGTTAATTGTGTCTAAGATGGCTGACGCAGTAATCGAAGCAAACCAGGGCGAGGCAGTAGCTGAGGAAGCAGAAGCGGCTCAGGATATGGAAGAGACTGTGGAAGCTTAA
- the codY gene encoding GTP-sensing pleiotropic transcriptional regulator CodY has protein sequence MSVQLLDKTRKINKLLHNNNSHKVVFNDICEVLTEILNSNILVISKKGKVLGVGLSPDIDEIQELIADQVGGYVDIMLNERLLSILSTKENVNLETLGFTGDNIRKYQAIITPIDIAGERLGTLFIYKKDSQYDIDDIILSEYGTTVVGLEMMRSVNEENAEETRKVQIVKSAISTLSFSELEAITHIFEELDGNEGILVASKIADRVGITRSVIVNALRKFESAGVIESRSSGMKGTYIKVLNDVVFEELRAIKAGTVKSMTERRELKDL, from the coding sequence ATGAGCGTACAGTTGTTGGACAAAACTAGAAAAATTAACAAATTATTGCATAACAACAATTCGCATAAGGTAGTATTTAACGATATCTGTGAAGTGCTGACCGAGATCCTGAATTCGAATATTCTTGTAATCAGCAAGAAGGGAAAGGTGCTTGGCGTAGGCCTGTCACCGGACATCGATGAGATTCAGGAACTGATTGCAGATCAGGTCGGCGGTTATGTAGATATTATGCTGAATGAGCGCCTTCTCAGCATTCTGTCAACAAAAGAAAATGTTAATTTGGAGACGCTGGGATTTACTGGCGATAATATTAGAAAATATCAGGCGATTATAACACCGATTGATATTGCAGGTGAAAGACTTGGAACTCTTTTCATTTACAAAAAGGATTCTCAGTATGACATTGATGATATCATTTTAAGTGAGTACGGCACTACGGTGGTAGGCCTTGAGATGATGCGGTCCGTCAATGAAGAAAATGCAGAAGAGACCAGAAAAGTACAGATTGTAAAATCTGCTATCAGTACATTATCCTTTTCTGAACTGGAAGCAATTACCCATATTTTTGAGGAATTGGATGGGAACGAAGGAATACTTGTTGCAAGTAAAATTGCTGACCGTGTAGGAATTACCCGTTCCGTTATCGTTAATGCCCTTCGCAAGTTTGAAAGTGCCGGCGTTATTGAATCCAGATCATCTGGTATGAAGGGAACTTACATCAAAGTTTTAAATGACGTGGTTTTTGAAGAGCTAAGAGCGATTAAAGCAGGAACCGTTAAGAGTATGACAGAGCGCAGAGAATTAAAAGATTTATAA